Genomic segment of Syntrophorhabdaceae bacterium:
GCGGTACCGGTACATAAGCAAAGAGCGCGTGATCTCAGGCGTACGAAAATTGAGCGTAGGGAAAATGAACAACTCATCCCAGAAGATATGTCCCTGGTAGGCCTCACCAGTCCAGCCACGCGCCGGCACGCCGATATCGAGACCGATCGAATTGAGTGAGACGGCTTGCAGCAGATGAAACATATTCAGACGCAGCAGCATGGGAGCATTGAGTTTGATTGGGGTCGTCCCTGATAGCAGATGCACGTCGAATCGGTCCCACAGTTGTTTCCATGCCAGGACGTGGGAGTCCATGAGCGTTGCAAAACGTTCCGCGCCATCGATCGCCCTGCGAGCCGCCAGACTGCACTCCGAAATGGCGAAGTCACGCGAGGTATACTGAACCGCTATCTTCTCCAGGGAGAGCATCTCGCCCTGCATCAGTTGGACGCTGAACTCCTGCCCGATGAAACCCGGCTCATTGATTACCCTTCGCGAAACAGACTGCAACTCGCCCCGCACAAATGCACGCGTTCGCGCCGCTTGAGCCAGGTGTATGTTCGACTGAAGCGTGCGCACAAGCAGATGAACGCCATCGTTGCCGATGACCTCTCCCGACAACGGCTCCAAATGCTGGTTGTTGAACCTTTCGTAGAGTTTAGCGCCCGCGTTGACGACCCGGCCATCGATCCCCGAACGGATGGTCACGGGCCCGGACCAGTTCTCGGCCCTGAGCGTCAGTTCGATCGCGCCCAGGTGCATATCGGCCATCGAGACCAGGCGCCGTTCCGTCAACGTGGTGCGCCGTCCCTGCCCCTGTTCGAAGCTGATGGTCCTGTGCAGCATTCCGCAGCTTAGGTCGAGTTCCTGCCGGTAGGAGAGAATGCTCACCGCTCTTTCGTCAAACCAGTCGTCTTCAGCTAACCGCAGCCCGATGGTCAGCCAGTTCGGGAAATTGACGAGATCCTCGTTTTCAACACATCGGCCTTCCACATCGGTGCGTAGCCGATTGTAGCCTCCGGCCAGATAGGATCCGGGATAGTGCACGTCGTCCGCCTTCGCCCACGGCGCGGCCCCGCGCGTGGCGAAGTAGCCGTTTCCCAAAGTACACAGCGCTTCCCGTATACCCTCGCGCTGTGGGTCGAAATCGTTATAAACAAGGGACCAGGCGGAAGGCGGCTCAATAGCCACCTGTATGTGTGAGAGATCAGTCACGACAACATCGGCGCCCGCCTCGCGCAAAGCCTGCGACTGTCCAACCCGGTCGATGCCTATGACAAGGAAGAATCGACCCACGCGGCCTGCGGCAACCCCCGCTATTGCATCCTCGACGACAATGGCCCGCGATGGCTCGACCCTCAAGCGTTGTGCCGCCTCCAGAAATGCATCGGGTGCGGGTTTGCCTTTGAGACCCATACGCTCGATCTCGCGTCCGTCCACGCGCGCATCAAAGAGATGCGAGATACCGGCGGCCTCGAGGACTGCAGCACAATTGTTGCTGGATGAGACGACGGCCGTCTTGATCTCCTGGGCGCGCAAGGTTCTTACCAGCGCTATCGCCGGATCATAGGTCGCGACGCCCCGTTTGTTCAGGTGTTCCATGAAGTAACGGTCTTTGAGCTTGCCCAGTGCCCGTACACTCTGCGCGCCTGCCTTTTCCCCGTGGTCACCAACAGGCAGCTTGATCCCACGGGATTCAAGAAAGGATTCGACACCGTCATATCGCGGCTTGCCGTCGACGTACCGCCGATAGTCCGCTTCGATATCAAAGGGTGTAAAGGGTTCCCCTATCCTGTTAGCGCGTTCTTGCAGAAAGGCGTCGAACAGTTGCTTCCAGGCTGAGGCATGGACGCTTTCTGTCTGGGTCAGCACGCCATCTAGATCGAACAAAACAGCGTCGAAGTCGCGTGGTGAGATGGTTACTATAGACCCCATAATGCTCATGTAGGCTCCGTTGGATTCTGGCGGCGCTAGGCAAACCCTTGATGTGTACTAGCCCGGGAAACGGCAGTAGAGAGCGGAGGGGACGGAGCGGAGGGGACGTCCTTCAATAATTCAATAACTATCTCCCAGCCAATAAATTTATTATCAGTTGATTTATCCCCCATTAGCCCACCCTTTTTTAATCTTCCTCCAAAGGTCATAAAAATGCAATTAAATTTTCTGCTGGTGGTCACATCAAAAAATCACCTCTGCCAATAAAAACAAAAAAGACCGCAATCAAAAGTAATTGAAATATTGAAGGACGTCTCCTTTATCTTTACCAGACATCTTAACGGTCTTGCTTATTCTCCCTCTTCTTCTCCGAATAGTGCATCGATATATACCTTCAGACTGTTTCGCATAGAATTTTCGTCTGACAGGTAGACCTTTTGATAGATGGCGTCTCCCATCCCGCATAATACATCCAATATCTCCGGATCAAAATGTGCTCCTCTGTCTTTTTCCATTATCCCTATAGCTTCATCATAGGAGAAGGCAGCTTTATAAGGCCGCGCGCTTGTCAGTGCGTCGAAAACATCGGCAACGGTAAAGATTCTTGCATTTATAGGAATGTCCTTGCCCTTTAATCCCAGTATGTACCCGGAACCGTCGAATTTTTCGTGGTGGTGGCGAACAACATCAACACAGTCGCTGAGCCAGGGGTAACCGCTTATGATGTCCGAGCCGTGTTGAACGTGGCACTTCATGATGCTGAACTCATCATCGGTCAGTTTTCCTTCCTTGAGTAGGATATTGTCACTTATACCGATCTTGCCTACATCGTGGA
This window contains:
- a CDS encoding beta-phosphoglucomutase family hydrolase; protein product: MSIMGSIVTISPRDFDAVLFDLDGVLTQTESVHASAWKQLFDAFLQERANRIGEPFTPFDIEADYRRYVDGKPRYDGVESFLESRGIKLPVGDHGEKAGAQSVRALGKLKDRYFMEHLNKRGVATYDPAIALVRTLRAQEIKTAVVSSSNNCAAVLEAAGISHLFDARVDGREIERMGLKGKPAPDAFLEAAQRLRVEPSRAIVVEDAIAGVAAGRVGRFFLVIGIDRVGQSQALREAGADVVVTDLSHIQVAIEPPSAWSLVYNDFDPQREGIREALCTLGNGYFATRGAAPWAKADDVHYPGSYLAGGYNRLRTDVEGRCVENEDLVNFPNWLTIGLRLAEDDWFDERAVSILSYRQELDLSCGMLHRTISFEQGQGRRTTLTERRLVSMADMHLGAIELTLRAENWSGPVTIRSGIDGRVVNAGAKLYERFNNQHLEPLSGEVIGNDGVHLLVRTLQSNIHLAQAARTRAFVRGELQSVSRRVINEPGFIGQEFSVQLMQGEMLSLEKIAVQYTSRDFAISECSLAARRAIDGAERFATLMDSHVLAWKQLWDRFDVHLLSGTTPIKLNAPMLLRLNMFHLLQAVSLNSIGLDIGVPARGWTGEAYQGHIFWDELFIFPTLNFRTPEITRSLLMYRYRRLDRARAAARDLSFAGAMFPWQSGSDGREETQELNLNPHSKRWKPDSSYLQRHVGSAVAWNVWQYFQVTHDHEFLQFYGAELIIEIARFWSSMATFNEQKARYELLGVVGPDEFHERYPDSSAPGLNNNAYTNIMAVWVLRRALDVLDLMPDIRRAELVAKLGVTAQDAALWDDVSRRMFVPFHDDGIISQFEGYESLAELDWDDYRKRYGNIQRLDLILEAENDTPNRYKVSKQADVLMLFYQFSADELRELFVHLGYPFEYETIPRNVEYYDSRSSHGSTLSRVVHAWVLARSDRARAMIYFAEALQSDVSDIQQGTTEEGVHLGAMAGTVDLIQRVLTGVQITGDVLRFSPQLPERLERLDLSMRYRGHSLDLRLTRETFTVRGHKAAGVQPISLAVNDVQVEFAVGSTHVFRLDQTKLSSHTKAID
- a CDS encoding HD-GYP domain-containing protein; amino-acid sequence: MSESNLNSLLDCLASVAKQVSKGDYRAAGEIFELTKSERYPAGITELAEAFGMMLVMVEAREARLEQLIENLRRKKLMLEEASKSLREANVGVLEVLGSAIAKRDHGTSEHNYRVTLYTLNIAEDIGHPEAQMRSLIKGSFLHDVGKIGISDNILLKEGKLTDDEFSIMKCHVQHGSDIISGYPWLSDCVDVVRHHHEKFDGSGYILGLKGKDIPINARIFTVADVFDALTSARPYKAAFSYDEAIGIMEKDRGAHFDPEILDVLCGMGDAIYQKVYLSDENSMRNSLKVYIDALFGEEEGE